Within the Candidatus Eisenbacteria bacterium genome, the region ATTTTCGGGACGGTTATGGCATCCTTCGCCGTCGAGAGCTTCGGTGTCGAGAGGTTGAGAGCTGCCTCACTCGAAGAGGCGCTGAAACGATTCAGGGAGTTGAGAACCATCTCCGAATTCGAAGTCGAGTAGAAGCGATTAAGCCCGGCGTGTAAACTGCGGTTACCTCCGATCCGTAAACTTCAGGTTCAGTAAAGAAGCAGTTGAACGACAAGAAGCACGGGGCCTCACCGTAACCCTCTTGCAGGCGCTGCACGTTCCATCTCCGTTCATAATCTTAGCACGTTCTGGCACAAGTCCTGCTGGATTGGCTCAAGAAGTCGCACGAAATAGTGCTACCACTGAGAGAAAACTCCAGTTGACATTCAGTCTGAGCTCGGGTATAATATCCGCGTTTGAGACTGCAGCCCTTCCTGAGGCGCCAATTGCGCCGAAAAGGAGGAGATTACATGGGAAGCAGTCGGTTTTTTGGCTCTTGTGATTCTGAACCCCCAGTTCATGAGCCGAACCGGGGGTTTCTATTTTCCGGCAGTCCACAATTGGGAAGGAGGTTTATCATGAGAACACAGTGGAAAAGGTTTGCTTTTTTCATTGCTCTTGTTCTCGCCAGTGTCGCGTTCTCTTGGAGCGAGGTCGGGGTCGTAGGACCGACAAGTGCGGCCGTTATCCACAGCGGCGACATGGGCGATCCCGATGAGCCGACCGCGTCGAGCTCTGGTCCCGAAACTTTCTATCTCGGTCCAGCTGCAAGCCGCAGGATCGAGCCGCCTTCGGTGAAGCAGACCAAGATGGCTGACAACAGTCTGGTTGGCAACGGGAAAGCTGGGGCGATAGTCTCCACAGGCCCGGATGTCCGTACAATCCGCCCGAGTCTGGGAAACCTCTTTGTTACGTTTCTTAAGTACTACTTCATAGCAGGAAGGAGGTGAGCAGCGATGGCAGCGCGGAAAGAGCCACAAGTGAATTTCGAAGAAGCTCTCCTTGAAGCGCGAAACAGGGGAGATGCAAAGGACGTGTTGGAAGCTCTTCTTGATATGGCAAGACTCTATTCCACATGTGACCTCCAGAGCGAGGCCATTCGCTGCTACGAGGAAATCCTGAAATTCAACGAGACCAAGAGTCTCCTTTCTCCTGAAGAAGTAAACGGCATTCTCATCTCCCTGGGAACCTCATGCCTCAGGAAAGGAGAACTCAGGAAGGCATTCTCGATTTGCGAAGGGCTTCTTGCAGATGCCGGGGACAAAGATCCTAAGCTTCTCGTGAAAGCCTGCATCCTCGCATCTTGGACTCAGCTTTCTCTCGGCAGTGTCGAAAGGGCAAAGGATTTCAAGGACAGGGCAGAGGGTTTTCTGAATGAGCTTGATGATAATGAGCTTAGGACTGAGGTCCTTCTGATTTCGGGAAGTGTTGCCATGAGAGACGGAAGGTGGGCCGAGGCACAAGAACTCTTTGAGGAGGCCTTGTGGATGGCGCGGAAGTACGGCTTCGGTAACCTTCTCGCCGATGCACACAATGACCTTGGCCTCATCTGGAAGAACAAATGCTCATGGGCAAGGGCCAGGGAGCACTTGGAGACGGCGCTTTCCTTGGACAGGGAGGCAGGAAACTACTTCAAAGTCGCAACAAGGGCTACCAATCTCGGTGTGGTACTCTTGAAGAGTGGTAAGTGGAGGCAAGCCGAGAAGACGCTGGAGGAAAGCCTCGCTGCGAACAGGAAGATAAACAGGATCCCGGGAATTGTGCGCTCCTTGATAGCCCTCGGGAATGCCAAGAGGTTCCTTGGGTTCAGTGGCGAGACGGAATCGCTGTATCTCGAGGCCTTGTCTCTTTCACAATCTTCAGGCCTTCTCAGAGAGGAGTGCCTGGCAAAAGAGTTTCTGGGCGAACTCCTGTTTGAGAGAACTGACCATGAAAGGGCGCTTGACCTGCTTTCTCAGGCACTGACCGACGCCGAGAGAACTGCCCCGAACGGCGACATGATAGCCGAGATTGAGAGAAGAAGGGCTGAAGTATTGGTTGCGCTCGGCAAAGACAGTGAGGCAGAGGCTTCGGCAAAGAGAGCGATCGATTGCTCAAGGAGACTTGGCGACAAGTATGAGGAAGGCTCGGGTCTCAGGGTGCTGGGCGAGATAGAGGTCAGACGAGGAAGAGTGGATGAGGCACGAAGACTGTTCGATCTCTCAATCGAAACCTTGAGGGGCGCTGATGAGAAATTCGAGCTGGCAAAATCTTGCTTCTCTCTTGGGAAACTTCTGTGTGGGACAGGGGCCACGAGAAAAGACGGACGGAAGCAGCTGCTCACAAGCCTTGCGCTCTTTGAGGAACTCGGAGCTCAAGGGCACTCTGAAAAGGTGGAAGAGGAACTCCTGTCGCTGAAAGATGTTGCGCTCCAGAATCCCGCAGAAAGGCGAAAAGAAAAGGACTCGCGCCGCTCCAAACCAATCATTAGATGGGGAATGGTGACGGGAGGGGATTCTCTCAGAGAGGTGTTCTCGTTT harbors:
- a CDS encoding sigma 54-interacting transcriptional regulator; translated protein: MAARKEPQVNFEEALLEARNRGDAKDVLEALLDMARLYSTCDLQSEAIRCYEEILKFNETKSLLSPEEVNGILISLGTSCLRKGELRKAFSICEGLLADAGDKDPKLLVKACILASWTQLSLGSVERAKDFKDRAEGFLNELDDNELRTEVLLISGSVAMRDGRWAEAQELFEEALWMARKYGFGNLLADAHNDLGLIWKNKCSWARAREHLETALSLDREAGNYFKVATRATNLGVVLLKSGKWRQAEKTLEESLAANRKINRIPGIVRSLIALGNAKRFLGFSGETESLYLEALSLSQSSGLLREECLAKEFLGELLFERTDHERALDLLSQALTDAERTAPNGDMIAEIERRRAEVLVALGKDSEAEASAKRAIDCSRRLGDKYEEGSGLRVLGEIEVRRGRVDEARRLFDLSIETLRGADEKFELAKSCFSLGKLLCGTGATRKDGRKQLLTSLALFEELGAQGHSEKVEEELLSLKDVALQNPAERRKEKDSRRSKPIIRWGMVTGGDSLREVFSFVEKAAMVPFPVLIEGETGTGKELVARAIHSHGRRSTGRLLARNCTALPGNLFESELFGHAKGAFTGANLDKTGLFEESDNGTFFLDEIGDLPLEIQVKLLRVLEDGEITRVGETRPRKVDVRIIAATSKDLDEEVRHGRFRAELFYRLSALRIKLPPVRQRKTDIPCLVDYFLEKYSRMLEMDKPLLSQNTMNLFLRYDWPGNVRELENIVKRIVTLSSPGVDNFHSDLLKEVGNPSAGGNGGDSLKPLRFVVRKVEIGEIGKVLAMANGNKTMTARILGIDRKTLRKRLVGAETQDASSGSEIHGPNFPPVA